Proteins encoded by one window of Caminicella sporogenes DSM 14501:
- a CDS encoding complex I subunit 5 family protein — protein MRGNLILLVIFIIPLIGSYVGWIIGKKEERYRDVFNIFLTGMELVIVTFLYKKVTVKPMELYVPDIMGTGLHLKLDVFRYIFVWVTVFIWFLTTIYSTQYLIKYKNRNRYYAFFMLTLGSTLGIFLSENLLNLFTFFEIMSFTSYILVIHDEDEYAHEAGRSYISMAIIGGLILLMGLFLLFDYTGTVEISLLASRFMYLDNIKYIITTLIIIGFGVKASMVPLHVWLPKAHPAAPTPASAVLSGILVKTGIFGIMIMVNIIMQGDIAVSTVIMVMGFINMFLGGFLALFQRNTKRILAYSSMSQMGYILVGLGLIGILKEHKEIAIYATLYHIFNHAIFKVLLFLCAGIIYMIIHDLSINIVRGFGKHKTILKILFIIGFFAIIGMPGFNGFISKTLLHEALAQAHHKHHSIWFTVAEVVFTISSSFTVAYLLKIFVTIFLEESEKYRGQYKSHIKKRAVIPMLILSFMIIFIGLQPNIFLRFLDGAVKNFEGHVYLKEHFYTISNIKNSIIPMIIGLIIFFGFIKKYLRRESEVGPVYVNPSLNWFKLEENLYIPVGKTLYKVSSAIFHVIDRGVVNIVMHITDALKALSGIKIKKPEIMTRKFKRPNIFNKEYIKRQKERFQEFNAFKKEKVKEYKYELITFSDILEGVRNRLNSIIYAVFIFAVMIIIILALLLF, from the coding sequence ATGAGGGGAAATTTAATATTACTGGTGATATTTATAATTCCATTAATAGGTTCATATGTCGGTTGGATAATTGGGAAGAAAGAAGAAAGGTATAGAGATGTATTTAATATATTTTTAACTGGAATGGAACTTGTAATAGTAACTTTTTTATATAAGAAAGTAACCGTCAAACCTATGGAATTGTATGTGCCAGATATAATGGGTACGGGACTTCATTTAAAGCTAGATGTATTTAGATATATTTTTGTATGGGTAACAGTTTTTATATGGTTTTTGACAACTATATATTCTACACAATACTTGATAAAGTATAAAAATAGAAATAGATACTATGCTTTTTTTATGTTAACTCTAGGAAGTACTTTAGGAATATTTTTGTCAGAAAATCTTTTGAACTTGTTTACTTTTTTTGAAATAATGTCTTTTACTTCATATATATTAGTAATTCATGATGAAGATGAATATGCACATGAAGCAGGTCGTTCATATATTTCCATGGCAATAATCGGTGGTTTAATACTTTTAATGGGACTTTTTTTACTATTTGACTATACGGGAACGGTAGAAATAAGTTTATTAGCTTCTAGATTTATGTATTTAGATAATATAAAATATATTATTACGACTTTAATAATAATTGGATTTGGAGTAAAGGCAAGTATGGTTCCACTACATGTATGGCTTCCTAAAGCCCATCCGGCTGCACCAACTCCTGCAAGTGCAGTTCTTTCAGGTATATTAGTTAAAACAGGTATATTTGGAATAATGATTATGGTAAATATAATTATGCAGGGAGATATAGCTGTGAGTACGGTTATAATGGTAATGGGATTTATCAATATGTTTCTTGGTGGTTTTTTAGCACTTTTTCAGAGAAATACTAAGAGAATTCTTGCATACAGCAGTATGAGCCAAATGGGTTATATATTAGTTGGATTGGGTTTAATTGGGATTCTTAAAGAACATAAGGAAATTGCTATTTATGCTACACTTTATCATATATTTAACCATGCCATATTCAAAGTATTGCTATTTCTTTGTGCAGGAATTATATATATGATAATTCATGATTTAAGTATAAACATAGTAAGGGGTTTTGGAAAGCATAAAACTATTTTAAAAATATTATTTATCATAGGTTTTTTTGCCATAATAGGAATGCCCGGATTTAATGGTTTTATAAGTAAGACTCTTTTACATGAAGCTCTTGCACAAGCACATCATAAGCATCACAGTATTTGGTTTACTGTAGCTGAAGTTGTATTTACTATAAGCAGTAGTTTTACGGTAGCTTATCTTTTAAAAATATTTGTTACTATTTTTTTAGAAGAAAGTGAAAAATACAGGGGACAGTATAAGAGCCATATTAAGAAAAGAGCTGTAATTCCTATGCTTATATTAAGTTTTATGATAATATTTATAGGACTGCAGCCAAATATATTTTTACGTTTTTTAGATGGAGCAGTGAAAAATTTTGAAGGACATGTGTATTTAAAAGAACATTTTTATACTATTAGTAATATTAAAAATTCAATCATACCAATGATAATTGGTTTAATAATATTCTTTGGATTTATAAAAAAATATCTCAGAAGAGAAAGTGAAGTAGGTCCTGTATATGTTAATCCATCTTTAAATTGGTTTAAATTAGAAGAAAATTTGTATATACCTGTTGGCAAGACGTTATACAAAGTAAGCTCTGCAATTTTTCATGTAATAGATAGAGGTGTAGTAAATATAGTCATGCATATTACAGATGCTTTAAAGGCTTTAAGTGGCATTAAAATAAAGAAACCTGAAATAATGACAAGAAAATTTAAAAGACCTAATATATTTAATAAAGAGTATATAAAGCGGCAAAAAGAAAGATTTCAAGAGTTTAATGCATTTAAAAAGGAGAAAGTAAAAGAGTATAAATATGAGTTAATAACTTTTTCAGATATACTCGAAGGAGTTAGAAATAGGTTAAATAGTATAATTTATGCAGTATTTATATTTGCAGTAATGATTATAATTATTTTAGCTTTATTATTATTTTAA
- a CDS encoding DUF1361 domain-containing protein, with protein sequence MEDRDIKSILNVLVLLSIIGSLMVIARVLTLKSIRYVFLIWNIFLAWLPLVFSILLFKNIKKKRPVIIFLISFLWLIFYPNAPYIVTDIIHLSRYKFYSSVSYELNFNKNIKIWYDFILIMIFVFTGYILGFLSLNINHKIVKERLGSTLGWLFIVIISFLSGFAIYLGRFLRLNSWEIISNPRMLIITVLNSIRMESLIFSAMFGFFIFITYILFCSLSCIKSR encoded by the coding sequence ATGGAGGATAGAGATATAAAATCAATCCTCAATGTATTAGTTTTATTATCAATTATAGGGAGTTTAATGGTTATAGCTAGAGTATTAACATTAAAAAGCATAAGATATGTTTTCTTAATATGGAATATTTTTTTAGCATGGCTGCCATTGGTATTTTCAATATTATTATTCAAAAATATTAAAAAGAAAAGACCGGTAATTATATTTTTAATCAGCTTTTTATGGCTTATTTTTTATCCAAATGCTCCATATATAGTAACAGATATTATTCATTTAAGTAGGTATAAATTCTATTCATCTGTTAGCTATGAATTAAATTTTAATAAAAATATTAAAATATGGTATGATTTTATTCTAATAATGATATTTGTATTTACAGGTTATATACTTGGATTTTTATCACTAAATATAAATCATAAGATTGTTAAAGAAAGATTGGGCAGTACTTTAGGGTGGCTTTTTATAGTCATTATATCTTTTTTAAGTGGTTTTGCTATATATTTAGGAAGATTTTTAAGGCTTAATAGCTGGGAGATAATATCTAATCCTCGTATGTTAATCATAACAGTGCTAAATAGTATTCGTATGGAATCACTTATATTTAGTGCCATGTTTGGATTTTTTATATTTATAACTTATATTTTATTTTGTAGTTTAAGTTGTATAAAAAGCAGATAA
- a CDS encoding undecaprenyldiphospho-muramoylpentapeptide beta-N-acetylglucosaminyltransferase yields MKRIVMTGGGTSGHVTPNIALFPVLKRLGFEIHYIGTRNGIERGLIEREGIPYHIISAGKLRRYLDMKNVYDAFRVMKGFVEAVSIIRKIKPNVVFSKGGFVSSPVVWAASVNRIPVIIHESDYTPGLANKISMPFAKKICYTFPETKQYIPDDKGILTGIPVRESLLKGSREKGLGICGFIENKPVIVVIGGSQGSKVLNDSIRHNLDFILKKFQVCHICGRGGVDKSLEKVRGYKQFEYINEDLSHIFAMADLVVSRAGATTIFELLALRKPNLLIPLSKKASRGDQILNANSFKKQGFSHVLMEEDLNDENFLNSLYKAYSNRRTMIEAMRSSDISNGIEKIIEVIQWATENR; encoded by the coding sequence GTGAAGCGTATAGTAATGACAGGTGGAGGAACATCAGGACATGTAACTCCAAATATAGCATTATTTCCAGTTTTAAAGAGACTTGGCTTTGAGATACATTATATAGGAACAAGAAATGGTATTGAAAGGGGATTAATTGAAAGAGAAGGTATTCCCTATCATATAATAAGTGCCGGAAAACTTAGAAGATATTTGGATATGAAAAATGTTTATGATGCTTTTAGAGTTATGAAGGGATTTGTAGAAGCTGTGTCTATAATCAGAAAGATAAAACCAAATGTAGTTTTTAGCAAAGGTGGATTTGTTTCATCACCTGTTGTGTGGGCAGCATCTGTAAATCGCATACCTGTAATAATTCACGAATCAGATTATACTCCCGGACTTGCAAATAAAATATCTATGCCATTTGCTAAAAAGATATGTTATACTTTTCCGGAGACAAAGCAGTATATTCCAGATGATAAAGGGATTTTAACTGGAATTCCAGTTAGGGAGAGTCTGCTAAAAGGTAGTAGAGAAAAAGGATTGGGTATATGTGGATTTATAGAGAATAAGCCTGTTATTGTAGTGATAGGAGGAAGTCAAGGTTCTAAAGTGCTTAATGATTCTATTAGACATAATCTTGATTTTATATTAAAAAAATTTCAAGTATGTCATATTTGCGGAAGAGGTGGAGTAGATAAATCATTAGAAAAAGTTAGAGGATATAAACAATTTGAGTATATAAATGAAGATTTATCTCATATATTCGCAATGGCTGATTTAGTTGTATCAAGAGCTGGAGCAACTACTATATTTGAGTTACTGGCACTTAGAAAACCAAATTTGCTTATTCCATTATCTAAAAAGGCTAGTAGAGGAGACCAGATATTAAATGCTAATTCATTTAAAAAGCAGGGGTTTAGCCATGTATTAATGGAAGAAGATTTGAATGATGAGAATTTTTTAAATAGTTTATATAAAGCATATAGTAATCGCAGGACAATGATAGAAGCTATGAGGTCTAGTGATATTAGTAATGGTATAGAAAAAATTATTGAAGTAATTCAATGGGCGACTGAAAATAGATGA
- a CDS encoding VanW family protein, which produces MKNVKPIKRTQLRITLGKLYYTYRRYIDWYFSGKKYSKKRSKNLLPIIVFEHKTPLYRKLKNVDMWMQYNKVNNLKIAVSKLNGVIIKPGEIFSYWKLIGKPTRRKGYLDGMVLFYGGFKAGVGGGLCQLSNLIYWMTLHTPLTVIERYRHSYDVFPDSNRTQPFGSGATCVYNYRDLQIFNDTDVEYQLHVYLTDEYLVGQWRSVEKPIYKYRVYEKKHWITHEYWGGYVRHNIIHREKLDINGNLIDDEYITENHAIMMYQPFLEGNFAK; this is translated from the coding sequence ATGAAAAATGTAAAACCTATAAAAAGAACACAGCTGAGAATAACTTTGGGAAAATTGTATTATACTTATAGACGTTATATAGATTGGTATTTTAGTGGAAAAAAATATTCTAAAAAGCGTTCAAAAAATTTGTTGCCGATAATAGTTTTTGAGCATAAAACACCATTATATAGAAAATTAAAAAATGTAGATATGTGGATGCAATATAATAAGGTTAATAATTTGAAAATTGCAGTAAGTAAATTAAATGGAGTTATTATAAAACCGGGTGAAATTTTTTCATATTGGAAGCTTATAGGGAAACCTACAAGGAGAAAGGGTTATTTAGATGGTATGGTTTTGTTTTATGGAGGGTTTAAAGCAGGTGTTGGAGGAGGACTTTGTCAGCTTTCAAATTTGATATATTGGATGACATTACATACGCCTCTTACAGTTATTGAAAGATATAGGCACAGTTATGATGTTTTTCCAGATTCAAATAGAACTCAGCCTTTTGGAAGTGGTGCTACATGTGTATATAATTATAGAGATTTACAGATTTTTAATGATACAGATGTAGAGTATCAGTTGCATGTATATTTAACTGATGAATATTTAGTTGGGCAGTGGAGGTCGGTAGAAAAACCGATTTATAAATATAGAGTATATGAAAAAAAACATTGGATTACTCATGAGTATTGGGGAGGATATGTAAGACATAATATAATCCACAGAGAAAAATTAGATATAAATGGAAATTTGATAGACGATGAATATATTACAGAGAATCATGCTATTATGATGTATCAGCCATTTTTAGAAGGAAATTTTGCAAAATAA
- a CDS encoding THUMP domain-containing class I SAM-dependent RNA methyltransferase, producing MAKFELIATSAFGIEALVARELRNLGYDNIKVENGKVTFVGNEEAICKSNLWLRCADRVFLKVGEFRATTFEELFQQIKALPWENYLPVDANFPVNAKSVKSQLFSLSDIQAISKKAIVERMKEIYLKEWFEESGSKYPILISILKNNVTVMINTSGTGLHKRGYREIGSEAPLKETLAAAMIMISRWKPDRPIIDPFCGSGTIPIEAALIGRNIAPGLSRTFISEKWDMISEKIWKKIRKEAYEAIEYDKDMEIYGYDINGKIAKIAINNSIKAGVDDCIHIQKRPVSQLSTKKKYGYIICNPPYGERLKEKKEVENLYKEMGKVFRKLDTWSYYILTSYEKFEKCFGKKADKNRKLYNGGIKCYYYQYFGPKPPKK from the coding sequence ATGGCAAAATTTGAACTCATAGCTACATCAGCTTTTGGAATAGAAGCTTTAGTTGCAAGAGAATTGAGAAATTTAGGCTATGATAATATAAAAGTTGAAAATGGTAAGGTGACTTTTGTAGGTAATGAAGAAGCTATATGTAAGTCTAATTTATGGCTTAGATGTGCAGACAGAGTTTTTCTTAAAGTTGGAGAATTTAGAGCTACAACGTTTGAAGAGTTATTTCAGCAGATTAAAGCTTTACCTTGGGAAAATTATTTGCCTGTGGATGCAAATTTTCCTGTAAATGCAAAGTCAGTAAAATCTCAGCTTTTTAGTCTATCAGATATACAAGCTATTAGTAAAAAGGCAATAGTTGAGAGAATGAAAGAAATATATTTGAAAGAATGGTTTGAAGAAAGTGGCAGTAAATATCCGATACTTATATCTATTTTAAAGAACAATGTTACAGTAATGATAAATACAAGTGGAACAGGACTTCATAAAAGAGGATACAGGGAAATTGGAAGTGAAGCTCCTTTAAAGGAGACATTGGCTGCTGCAATGATAATGATTAGTAGATGGAAGCCGGATAGACCAATTATAGACCCGTTTTGTGGTTCTGGTACTATACCAATTGAAGCAGCTCTTATCGGTAGAAATATAGCTCCGGGATTAAGTCGTACTTTTATATCTGAAAAATGGGATATGATTTCAGAAAAAATATGGAAGAAAATTCGTAAAGAAGCATATGAAGCTATAGAATATGACAAAGATATGGAAATTTATGGTTATGATATAAATGGAAAGATTGCGAAGATAGCTATAAACAATTCTATTAAGGCAGGAGTAGACGATTGTATACATATTCAAAAAAGACCTGTTAGTCAATTAAGCACAAAGAAGAAATATGGTTATATAATATGTAATCCACCTTATGGAGAACGTTTAAAAGAAAAAAAAGAAGTTGAAAATTTATATAAAGAAATGGGAAAAGTATTTAGAAAGTTGGATACATGGTCATACTATATACTCACTTCCTATGAAAAATTTGAGAAATGTTTTGGTAAAAAAGCAGATAAAAATAGAAAACTTTATAATGGAGGAATAAAATGTTATTATTATCAGTATTTTGGACCTAAACCTCCTAAAAAATAA
- a CDS encoding SpoIIE family protein phosphatase, producing MEKILKKELERQRRFTEDILAGMIDLVRVIDKNGRVIFINKPMKDFLGDITGTICFKALGKTRRCEVCISQKTIKEGVIVKKEEVVGDKIFSVISSPIRDENGNIYCSVEVFRDITEKKKMENIILSQNLKMKRDINFAKNIQNKILPKDGIYNDAVKICSKYIPCEMLGGDVFDIINIDEENIGIYIADVAGHGVTASIMTMFIKQAIKNLGKKAKDPAYTLSYLNLRYNELGLDDHYYVTIFYGVYNKTTREITLVNGGQNSTPIVIRKDGIEEIFLSGLPICTLFREFRYTEKKVKLEKGERILFYTDGIIEAKNKRGKLYGDRILNVCMENLNSSSEEIIEKVLKNVMDFSAGNIDDDIAIMMMEVI from the coding sequence ATGGAAAAAATATTGAAAAAAGAGCTTGAAAGGCAAAGGCGTTTTACAGAAGATATACTTGCGGGAATGATAGACCTTGTGAGGGTAATAGATAAAAATGGAAGAGTAATATTTATTAATAAACCAATGAAGGATTTTCTTGGAGATATAACTGGAACAATTTGCTTTAAAGCATTAGGGAAAACTCGCAGATGTGAAGTCTGTATTTCACAGAAAACGATAAAAGAAGGCGTTATTGTTAAAAAAGAAGAAGTTGTTGGAGATAAAATTTTTTCAGTTATAAGTTCTCCTATAAGAGATGAAAATGGAAATATTTATTGTTCTGTAGAGGTATTTAGAGATATTACAGAGAAGAAAAAGATGGAAAATATTATACTTTCTCAAAATCTTAAGATGAAAAGAGATATAAATTTTGCAAAAAATATTCAAAATAAAATATTGCCTAAAGATGGTATATATAATGATGCTGTAAAAATATGTTCTAAATACATACCTTGTGAAATGTTAGGTGGAGATGTATTTGATATAATAAATATAGATGAAGAAAATATAGGTATTTATATAGCTGATGTTGCTGGACATGGTGTTACGGCTTCTATAATGACTATGTTTATAAAACAGGCTATAAAGAATCTTGGAAAAAAAGCAAAAGACCCTGCATATACTTTAAGTTATTTGAATTTAAGATATAATGAACTTGGATTAGATGACCATTATTATGTAACTATATTTTATGGAGTTTATAATAAAACTACAAGAGAAATTACTTTAGTTAATGGAGGGCAAAACAGCACTCCAATAGTTATTAGGAAAGATGGAATTGAGGAAATTTTTCTTTCAGGTTTACCTATATGTACTTTATTTCGTGAATTTAGGTATACTGAAAAGAAAGTAAAACTCGAAAAGGGAGAACGTATATTATTTTATACAGATGGTATTATTGAAGCTAAGAATAAAAGAGGAAAATTATATGGAGATAGAATATTAAATGTTTGTATGGAAAATTTGAATAGTAGTAGTGAAGAAATAATAGAAAAAGTCTTAAAAAATGTTATGGATTTTTCTGCTGGAAATATAGATGATGATATAGCTATTATGATGATGGAAGTAATATGA
- a CDS encoding DUF5711 family protein — protein sequence MNKRKRRKKINFLNIIIGLVFIVLIFNKFFPVLKTVLKVGEVSLEKKNSISYINKNDKKGVVEVLNDYIVKIENNTISLFDSEGNDLWQRKLNVQTAVVRQAIDKIIIADCERGEIIYLDYKGNILGNIQINKKIFNLKLNREGYQLITTEENEIYVINNKGEIISNISVPKGEIIDGHLSNDHNMIVLTILNVEENNFYSNVLFYSLEGKIISGKKFSDRIILNLFFDDKAEVLGLGDGEIFKINSEGKLLWTKKIENTLNLGKISNKGSIVLSLIKKRNPIIDTKNRSVISKMSADGNILFTTSVVGDIISIDIKKKNIAAATKRTIYLIDDKGNLILEKKINKDIKNICWISDKFLAVIFKERVEVMKVDY from the coding sequence TTGAATAAAAGAAAGAGAAGGAAGAAGATAAATTTTTTAAATATTATAATAGGACTAGTATTTATAGTACTTATTTTTAATAAATTTTTTCCTGTATTAAAAACAGTATTGAAAGTAGGAGAAGTTTCTCTAGAGAAGAAGAATTCTATTTCATATATAAATAAAAACGATAAAAAAGGAGTAGTAGAAGTTTTAAATGATTATATTGTAAAGATTGAAAATAATACTATTAGTTTGTTTGATAGTGAAGGAAATGACCTTTGGCAGAGAAAATTAAATGTTCAAACAGCAGTAGTAAGACAAGCTATAGATAAAATAATAATTGCAGATTGTGAAAGAGGAGAAATAATATATTTAGACTATAAGGGTAATATTTTAGGAAATATTCAAATAAATAAGAAAATATTTAATCTAAAACTTAATAGAGAAGGCTATCAGCTCATAACAACTGAAGAAAATGAAATTTATGTGATAAATAATAAAGGAGAAATTATTTCAAATATAAGTGTACCAAAAGGAGAAATAATAGATGGACATTTATCTAATGACCACAATATGATTGTATTAACTATATTAAATGTTGAAGAAAATAATTTTTATAGTAATGTTTTATTTTACTCTTTAGAAGGAAAAATTATTTCAGGTAAGAAGTTTAGTGACAGGATTATATTAAATTTATTTTTTGATGATAAAGCAGAAGTATTGGGATTAGGAGATGGTGAAATATTTAAGATTAATAGCGAGGGGAAATTATTGTGGACTAAAAAGATAGAGAATACATTGAATTTAGGAAAAATAAGTAATAAAGGGAGTATAGTGCTCAGTTTGATAAAGAAAAGAAATCCAATAATAGATACTAAAAATAGAAGTGTTATTAGTAAGATGAGCGCAGATGGAAATATTTTATTTACTACGTCAGTTGTAGGAGACATAATTAGTATAGACATAAAAAAGAAAAATATTGCGGCAGCGACAAAACGAACTATATATTTGATAGATGATAAGGGAAATTTGATTTTGGAGAAAAAAATAAATAAAGATATTAAAAATATATGTTGGATTTCAGATAAATTTTTAGCGGTAATTTTTAAAGAAAGAGTAGAAGTAATGAAAGTTGATTATTAA
- a CDS encoding CvpA family protein — translation MNWVDVFFISIIAIMGLRGLYMGLVLSFFSIASYIFAGIAAKIYYPILTNFILEKTNLITKIQSFILEKLKILAVGKDVFKGTEQVNIFKIMNFPKALQDLLLKSDTLQQYNQNVMDNMYNHVSLIITKMIVDLISIVVVFLLVKILLNIIGFILNSIASLPVINSFNRLGGLIFGILKGIIIVYIIFALITPITVLSYDNSIVESLNNSYLAKYFYDYNIILDMLEGL, via the coding sequence GTGAACTGGGTAGATGTTTTTTTCATATCTATAATAGCTATAATGGGATTAAGAGGTCTTTATATGGGATTAGTTTTATCCTTTTTTAGTATAGCTAGTTATATCTTTGCAGGAATCGCTGCAAAAATATACTATCCTATATTAACTAATTTTATATTAGAAAAAACAAATTTAATTACGAAAATTCAGTCATTTATATTGGAAAAATTAAAAATTTTAGCAGTTGGAAAAGATGTTTTTAAAGGGACAGAGCAAGTCAATATATTTAAAATAATGAATTTTCCTAAAGCACTGCAAGATTTATTGCTTAAAAGTGATACGCTTCAGCAATATAATCAAAATGTAATGGATAATATGTATAACCATGTATCTTTAATTATAACTAAGATGATTGTGGACCTTATTAGCATAGTAGTTGTTTTTTTATTAGTAAAGATTTTATTGAATATTATTGGGTTTATACTAAATAGTATAGCTTCACTGCCAGTCATTAATTCTTTTAATAGATTAGGCGGGTTAATATTTGGCATTTTAAAGGGAATTATCATAGTATATATAATATTTGCATTAATTACACCTATTACTGTCTTATCCTATGATAATTCTATAGTGGAGAGTTTAAACAATTCATATTTGGCAAAATATTTCTATGATTACAATATAATTTTAGATATGCTTGAAGGTTTATAA
- the yedF gene encoding sulfurtransferase-like selenium metabolism protein YedF, producing MKLEVDARGMQCPKPVIETKKAMEKINEGTIITIVDNEVAKENVTKLAKSLNCEVEVKEINGDFYVSIYKGMVHEEYVPEDKTDTKDLVLLIGKDIMGDGSEELGKVLMKGYFYTLTEIKPYPKAILFVNSGVKLTTEGSEVIDHIRKLESEGVEILSCGTCLDYFNLKDKLVVGGVTNMYTIVEKMSEAKNTITL from the coding sequence ATGAAGTTAGAGGTAGATGCAAGGGGAATGCAATGCCCAAAACCTGTAATTGAAACAAAAAAAGCAATGGAAAAAATTAATGAGGGAACTATTATTACTATAGTTGATAATGAAGTGGCAAAAGAAAATGTAACTAAACTAGCTAAGAGTTTAAATTGTGAAGTAGAAGTAAAAGAGATAAATGGAGATTTTTATGTTAGTATTTATAAGGGAATGGTACACGAAGAATATGTACCTGAAGATAAGACAGATACAAAAGATTTAGTACTGTTAATAGGAAAAGATATAATGGGAGATGGTTCAGAGGAACTTGGTAAAGTATTAATGAAAGGATACTTTTATACTTTAACTGAAATTAAGCCATATCCTAAAGCAATTTTATTTGTAAATAGTGGAGTCAAACTTACTACGGAAGGTTCAGAAGTTATAGACCATATAAGAAAGTTAGAAAGTGAAGGTGTAGAAATATTATCCTGCGGAACTTGTTTAGATTATTTTAATTTAAAAGATAAACTTGTTGTAGGTGGAGTAACAAATATGTATACTATAGTAGAAAAGATGAGTGAAGCTAAAAATACTATAACACTTTAA
- a CDS encoding DUF3343 domain-containing protein produces MEKEFYVIAFESTHYAIMIERKIKEKFKIHTVPTPREITASCGLSIKFDSEYLSKILEELRKENVDYDKMGIYKIKRKGSKKVAEKINWG; encoded by the coding sequence TTGGAAAAAGAGTTTTATGTAATAGCCTTTGAATCTACTCATTATGCAATTATGATAGAAAGAAAAATTAAAGAAAAATTTAAAATACATACTGTACCAACCCCTAGGGAAATAACTGCAAGTTGTGGTTTATCGATAAAGTTTGATTCTGAATATTTAAGTAAAATTTTAGAAGAGTTAAGAAAAGAAAATGTAGATTATGATAAAATGGGTATATATAAGATAAAGAGGAAAGGAAGTAAGAAAGTTGCAGAAAAAATAAACTGGGGGTAA
- a CDS encoding mechanosensitive ion channel family protein has product MDYEKVSSELVNNFKDVIITYTNPSIISSVLFGLIKIVLILIIAKMAIKFLDVAIEKFFDSRDKLKLKLEENRVNTLKGVFKSVSRYTIYFMAAMPILDTVGIDIRTLIAAAGIGGLAIGFGAQNLVRDVITGFFILFEDQFTVGDYVELDGKSGIVEEMALRVTKIRDFNGELHIIPNGVISKVTNRCRGNMRALVNISIAYEEDIQNAINVLNKTSKEILKETNDIVEGPIVLGVTNFGSSDVVITVIAKVKPMTQWAVERLMRQRFKEAFDREGIEIPYSKMVVYMPEK; this is encoded by the coding sequence TTGGATTATGAAAAAGTTTCATCGGAATTAGTTAATAATTTTAAAGATGTAATAATTACTTATACTAATCCGAGTATAATTTCAAGTGTTTTATTTGGTTTAATAAAAATAGTATTAATATTAATAATAGCTAAAATGGCTATTAAATTTTTAGATGTAGCAATAGAAAAATTTTTTGATTCAAGGGATAAATTGAAATTAAAGCTTGAAGAAAATAGAGTAAATACATTAAAGGGTGTATTTAAAAGTGTATCTAGATATACCATATATTTTATGGCAGCTATGCCCATTCTTGATACTGTGGGAATAGATATAAGAACTCTTATAGCAGCAGCTGGAATAGGAGGCCTTGCAATAGGTTTTGGAGCACAAAACCTTGTTAGAGATGTAATTACAGGTTTTTTTATACTTTTCGAGGACCAATTTACAGTAGGGGATTATGTAGAACTGGATGGTAAATCAGGTATAGTTGAAGAAATGGCATTGAGGGTTACTAAAATTAGGGATTTTAATGGGGAACTTCATATAATTCCTAATGGAGTTATTTCAAAGGTGACAAATAGATGTAGAGGGAATATGAGGGCTTTAGTTAATATAAGTATAGCCTATGAAGAAGACATTCAAAATGCTATAAATGTTTTAAATAAAACGAGTAAGGAAATATTAAAAGAAACTAATGATATAGTAGAAGGTCCTATTGTTTTAGGGGTTACAAATTTTGGTTCGTCTGATGTAGTTATAACTGTTATTGCAAAGGTCAAGCCTATGACTCAATGGGCTGTTGAAAGACTTATGAGACAGAGATTTAAAGAGGCCTTTGATAGAGAAGGAATAGAAATTCCTTATTCTAAGATGGTTGTGTATATGCCAGAGAAGTAA